ACCCGTTCGCCACTTTACTCATCCCGAAGGACTTTCGCGTTCGACTTGCATGTGTTAAGCACGCCGCCAGCGTTCATTCTGAGCCAGAATCAAACTCTCCATATCAAAATTTAACAGAGATCCTCTTAACTCAGGTAACTTTTTATCGTTACCTCTGCACATTTCAAAGACGATAATTTTTTATCTTCTTCATTTCGTATTTGTCATCAATCGCTTAATTCGCGACTGTTTAAGAAGTATACTTACTTATTTTTAAAATTACAAGAAAAATTTTCATTTATTTTTTTCTGTTTTTTAAAGCTTTTTAGATATCACGTTACAGGGCCTTGAAAGAAGATGTACTTCTTCGACAAACCCTTGCTGATCAACCTTTTGGGCAAGCAACTTTCGTATATGTCAACGAAGAGTATTATAAACCATCCTCACCCAATGTAAAGAAAAAGTTTCATCTTTTTTAATCTTTTTTTAACATCTTTTTTGGACTATTGATTTATGCCCTATTTAAAAGGGTTTTCTCATTTAAGGATCTTATTTTAAATTCTTGAATAAGCTTGATTTTGATATATTCCACAAGCTAAGCTCCCTGTAATATCGTACCTCAACCCATAGGGAGATCTTATGAAGTATCTATGCAGAGTAGTAATAACAATCATTATCTTATCAATACAAAAGCTGCCAGCCCGGGAAAATACGCATACTCAACCTCCTAATCAAATGAAAACAGCACCTACTACAACCAATACAGCTATAAATGTTACTTCTGATACTGAAAAAGTCCTTTATCACCTTCTTAAAGGATGCTTAACTCAATTTAGAAAAAATGGGCTCCAAGCTGCGCTTGATGAATTTTATGTACTAGCCCACAACCATATCTTTCCAGAAGACAACTTTTTCCCAGTTCAAGAAGGACATCTCTATCGCTGTCGTCAGCTATCTGGTCAACGCTTTGCTCATTACATTGATAAATTCGGCATTAAAACAATTATAAACCTCCGCGGCGTAGAATCTCGCCCAACCTGGTGGCAAGAAGAAATAGCAGTCTCTCGCAAAAAAAATGTAAATCACTATGATATCCACATGGATGCAAAAGTCATGACCCCTAAAAGTCAACTTTTAGAACTCCTCTATATATATGACAATGCACCTCGACCAATATTGATTCACTGCAAATCTGGCGCAGACCGCACAGGAGAAGCCGCCGCCATTTGGGTATTAGATCAGATGGGACGTAGCAATACAGAAGCAGCTCGACAATTAGCAGTTGATTTTGGACATAGCCCTGGACGCTTCCCTGCAAAAGACTTTTTGATTAAAATCTGGCAAAATCGTCAATGGCTTATACGCGAATATAATCCATCTAACTATCCACAATTTGCGCGGTCAGGAAAAGGCGTACAATGTTTACAGAACAGATCGATTACACCGGTTGTAATCACTGCTCAAAAATAAGGTTCAATAATTTCGATACCTCACAAGGAGTATGTGCGTGAACGTTTTAACGATTGGCGGAGCAACACAAGATATTTTTTTGCACTATCCAGGCGCAGGGTGCCTCACTCTCACCAAAAAAAATCTCACGCTCAACTATATGCTTTTTGAATCAGGTGAAAAAGTTGAAATTGATAAGATCTTTTATAGAACAGGTGGCGGAGCAACCAATTCAGCCGCATCATTCAAAAAGCTCGGACTTGATGTAAGCTGTCTTTCAATCGTAGGAAACGATCACAGCGGACAAGCAATTATAAAAGACTTAGAGGCAACCGGCATTAACACCTCACTTATACAAACAACCACCCAAGAACAATCTGCCGTTTCTTATATCATTAACACATTCAAGTCTGATCGCACCGTCTTTGTTTATCGAGGAGCCAATCAACTGCTTGATTTAAGCGCACTTACTCCTGAATTATTAAAAAATTATAAACAGCTTTACATTACATCACTGACTCAACAAGCCTCGGAACAGCTTCCAAGAATTCTTTCTCAAGCAAAAAAGCTTGGATTGTCCATAGCTATTAATCCAGGATCAAGTCAACTGATTCGGGGAACTTCACTCTTAAAATCATGCCTCTCATCAATTGATACGCTCATTATGAATAGCAGCGAAGCAAAAACATTTATGTTCGCGCTTGTTGGCCTTGATACACAATTTAAAAAAGCACTTGAAGAATGCCAGCTCCAGGGCCCCTGCAACATCGACAATGAACAACCGTACCTCCTTGAAAGCCCTATCCCCTACGAAGACATCTACTTCAGT
The Candidatus Dependentiae bacterium genome window above contains:
- a CDS encoding tyrosine-protein phosphatase, with protein sequence MKYLCRVVITIIILSIQKLPARENTHTQPPNQMKTAPTTTNTAINVTSDTEKVLYHLLKGCLTQFRKNGLQAALDEFYVLAHNHIFPEDNFFPVQEGHLYRCRQLSGQRFAHYIDKFGIKTIINLRGVESRPTWWQEEIAVSRKKNVNHYDIHMDAKVMTPKSQLLELLYIYDNAPRPILIHCKSGADRTGEAAAIWVLDQMGRSNTEAARQLAVDFGHSPGRFPAKDFLIKIWQNRQWLIREYNPSNYPQFARSGKGVQCLQNRSITPVVITAQK
- a CDS encoding carbohydrate kinase family protein, with product MNVLTIGGATQDIFLHYPGAGCLTLTKKNLTLNYMLFESGEKVEIDKIFYRTGGGATNSAASFKKLGLDVSCLSIVGNDHSGQAIIKDLEATGINTSLIQTTTQEQSAVSYIINTFKSDRTVFVYRGANQLLDLSALTPELLKNYKQLYITSLTQQASEQLPRILSQAKKLGLSIAINPGSSQLIRGTSLLKSCLSSIDTLIMNSSEAKTFMFALVGLDTQFKKALEECQLQGPCNIDNEQPYLLESPIPYEDIYFSITKFFSAVLKMGPKVVVITNGSNGVYAATKDGGFFHPSIKTDAISPVGAGDSFGSCFIAHLMMGASIDNALRSGIVNSASVINHIGAKEGLLDRNSLAEKVKALPSHLLQKFSI